Proteins from a single region of Acanthochromis polyacanthus isolate Apoly-LR-REF ecotype Palm Island chromosome 11, KAUST_Apoly_ChrSc, whole genome shotgun sequence:
- the scn1bb gene encoding sodium channel, voltage-gated, type I, beta b produces MASSHLLLLTLFCGLFVYRCHGACAEVDSDTEAVAGKGFKLGCISCKRRSEVDGAATVEWYFRPKGEADFMRIYTYNEDGPTIEHDHFVDRVDWNGSKRSNDIQDASIYLLNVTFNDSGTYSCFFNRILFYENYEYNTVVTKVVHLTVVAKASRGTASIVSEVMMYVSIIGLQVWLLIEMIYCYRKIAAAGEEALREAANAEYLAIASESKDNCAGVQVGE; encoded by the exons ATGGCTTCTTCTCACCTCCTGCTGCTGACGCTGTTCTGCGGCCTGTTCG TGTATCGTTGCCATGGCGCCTGCGCCGAGGTGGACTCGGACACGGAGGCCGTCGCAGGAAAAGGCTTCAAGCTGGGCTGCATCTCCTGCAAGAGGAGGAGCGAGGTGGACGGAGCCGCCACCGTGGAGTGGTACTTCAGACCCAAAGGGGAGGCCGACTTCATGAGG ATCTACACCTACAACGAGGATGGGCCCACCATTGAGCACGACCACTTCGTGGATCGCGTCGACTGGAACGGAAGCAAGCGGAGCAACGACATCCAGGACGCTTCCATTTACCTGCTCAACGTCACCTTCAACGACTCGGGAACCTACAGCTGCTTCTTCAACCGGATCCTCTTCTACGAGAACTACGAGTACAACACCGTCGTCACCAAGGTGGTGCACCTCACAGTGGTGGCTAAAG CCAGCAGAGGAACGGCCTCCATCGTCTCAGAGGTCATGATGTACGTGTCCATCATCGGCCTGCAGGTCTGGCTGCTCATAGAGATGATTTACTGCTACAGGAAGATCGCCGCCGCCGGAGAAGAAGCGTTACGAGAGGCAGC AAATGCTGAATATTTAGCGATAGCCTCGGAAAGTAAAGACAATTGTGCAGGGGTGCAGGTCGGAGAATAG
- the naxe gene encoding NAD(P)H-hydrate epimerase translates to MLSVRTLLGFLVTSRAAAAFSGTCSPSAAANVHQKDCLRSRAASSMAHTIKYLGQEEAQHIDEELFSEYGFSVDQLMELAGLSCAMAVTRAYPLTSLVKSRASLLVICGPGNNGGDGLVCARHLKLFGYEPSILYPKRPNKPLFQGLTTQCQKMEIPFLTEMPEAEVVDEAYNLVVDAIFGFSFKGAVREPFGSILDVLKKTTVPVASIDIPSGWDVEQGSADGLQPDMLISLTAPKKSASMFRGRYHFLGGRFVPPGLEKKYELNLPQYPGTDCVLQL, encoded by the exons ATGTTGAGCGTTCGGACTCTGCTCGGCTTCCTGGTGACCTCGAGAGCCGCCGCCGCCTTCTCTGGGACATGTTCACCGTCTGCAGCAGCTAACGTTCATCAGAAGGACTGTTTGAGGAGCAGAGCAGCGTCCAGCATGGCCCACACGATCAAATACCTCGG GCAGGAGGAGGCTCAGCATATCGATGAGGAGCTCTTCTCTGAGTATGGCTTCAGCGTGGATCAGCTGATGGAGCTGGCTGGACTCAGCTGTGCGATGGCCGTCACTCGG gcgTATCCACTCACGTCTCTGGTGAAGTCCAGAGCTTCTCTGCTGGTGATCTGTGGACCAGGAAACAACGGAGGAGATGGTCTGGTCTGTGCAAGACACCTGAAGCTGTTT ggctatgaaccctccatcttgtACCCAAAGAGGCCCAACAAGCCGCTGTTCCAGGGTTTGACTACACAGTGCCAGAAGATGGAGATTCCCTTCCTGACCGAGATGCCGGAG GCTGAAGTGGTGGATGAAGCTTATAACCTGGTGGTCGATGCCATCTTTGGCTTCAGCTTCAAAGGAGCCGTACGAGAACCGTTTGGATCCATTCTGGACGTTCTGAAGAAAACCACTGTCCCCGTGGCCAGCATCGACATCCCCTCAG GTTGGGACGTGGAGCAGGGCAGCGCTGACGGACTGCAGCCCGACATGCTCATATCCCTGACGGCTCCCAAGAAGTCGGCCTCCATGTTCAGAGGTCGGTACCACTTCCTGGGAGGCCGCTTCGTTCCGCCCGGCTTGGAGAAGAAGTACGAGCTGAACCTGCCTCAGTATCCGGGGACAGACtgtgtgctgcagctgtaa